A single genomic interval of Trinickia acidisoli harbors:
- a CDS encoding 3-hydroxyacyl-CoA dehydrogenase family protein: MSACNFIDNYGGCMQERQSVMIGCGIMGRDIAAIFLAGNWTVQIVESNAAKWPDAARLIAAAVQQLGASFDRDRLVFRAGLSDVVWDDTDVVLEAIVENLDAKQALFESLDHRVPPHVPIGSNSSSMRISDVAQRCKTASRMANTHFFQPAHLVPLVEIAKGEKTDATTIDALYAIFRELGRAPVRVNKDVPGFLANRIQHALMREAFSVIDSGLASAGDVDIAVQFGFGFRYAAAGPILLKEFAGFDTQHAAARVIYPSLCNDTIPSRTLAELVARGHLGMKTKRGMRSWTEAEIAEAQARYETALIRAAQVLGPVPAN, translated from the coding sequence ATGAGTGCATGCAATTTTATAGACAACTATGGCGGGTGTATGCAAGAGAGACAGAGTGTAATGATTGGTTGCGGGATCATGGGCCGCGACATCGCAGCGATTTTTCTGGCCGGCAACTGGACCGTGCAGATCGTGGAGTCGAACGCGGCGAAATGGCCGGACGCGGCGCGGCTTATCGCGGCAGCCGTGCAACAGTTGGGGGCATCGTTCGATCGCGACAGGCTCGTTTTCAGAGCAGGACTCAGCGATGTGGTTTGGGACGATACGGACGTAGTGCTGGAAGCCATCGTCGAAAATTTGGATGCGAAGCAGGCCCTCTTCGAATCCCTCGATCATCGGGTTCCGCCGCACGTTCCAATTGGGTCCAACAGTTCGAGCATGCGAATCAGCGATGTCGCGCAGCGCTGTAAAACTGCTTCTCGTATGGCCAACACGCACTTCTTTCAACCGGCCCACCTGGTCCCGCTCGTCGAAATCGCCAAGGGGGAAAAAACCGACGCGACAACCATCGACGCGCTATATGCGATCTTCCGAGAACTCGGTCGTGCACCGGTGCGCGTGAATAAGGATGTACCGGGCTTCCTTGCGAACCGGATTCAGCACGCGCTGATGCGAGAGGCTTTTTCGGTGATCGATAGTGGACTCGCGAGTGCCGGCGATGTCGATATTGCTGTGCAGTTCGGTTTTGGCTTTCGATACGCGGCAGCCGGCCCGATTTTGCTCAAGGAGTTCGCCGGCTTCGATACGCAGCATGCCGCCGCGAGAGTGATCTATCCGTCCCTGTGCAACGACACCATACCGAGCCGGACGCTTGCGGAACTGGTCGCTCGGGGCCACCTCGGCATGAAGACCAAACGCGGCATGCGTAGCTGGACGGAAGCGGAAATTGCCGAGGCGCAGGCACGCTACGAAACTGCGCTGATACGTGCCGCCCAGGTGCTGGGGCCGGTGCCGGCGAACTAG
- a CDS encoding pyridoxal phosphate-dependent aminotransferase, producing the protein MLSKKARALSAQGKSVINFASGDIDFPTPDVAIEAALKAARSGTVGYTNVDGEGRLKAAIASAFRTAHGVPVHDDNVIVSTGSKQALYNGLFVTTEPGDEVIIPAPYWSSYIDMAVMAGCTPVIVPCDAASGYKLTADALESAISPRTRWLILTSPSSPVGAVYGVDDLLALGAILIRHPDVLILWDELYEAFVCNGHSHLAFSAVAPTLKDRILTVGGVSKSYAMMGWRIGWGIGAPELIAEMAKIQSQITSSPSSIGQAAALAALVDGAAAREALVQRVAENRQMATDMIGTMDGLRIAAGAGGIYLFVDVSVFANDDRDFADALLNETGVLVLPGADCGASPYIRINIARQPPQIEAGMKRLQQFLRTRGR; encoded by the coding sequence ATGCTTTCGAAGAAAGCGCGCGCGCTCAGTGCGCAAGGCAAAAGCGTCATCAATTTCGCATCGGGCGACATCGACTTCCCTACTCCCGACGTTGCCATCGAGGCGGCATTGAAAGCGGCGCGCTCCGGGACCGTTGGTTACACCAATGTCGATGGCGAAGGACGTCTCAAGGCGGCAATCGCCAGCGCGTTTCGCACCGCACACGGCGTACCGGTTCACGACGACAACGTCATCGTTTCGACGGGATCGAAGCAGGCGTTGTACAACGGCCTCTTCGTTACCACCGAACCCGGAGACGAAGTGATCATCCCCGCGCCTTACTGGTCGTCGTACATCGACATGGCGGTCATGGCGGGATGTACCCCGGTTATCGTTCCATGTGACGCCGCCAGCGGCTACAAACTCACCGCGGATGCCTTGGAATCCGCCATTTCGCCCCGCACCCGCTGGCTCATTCTGACTAGCCCATCCAGTCCCGTGGGTGCGGTGTACGGTGTCGACGATCTGCTTGCGCTGGGTGCGATCCTGATCAGACATCCCGACGTATTGATCCTGTGGGATGAGCTTTATGAGGCCTTTGTCTGCAATGGCCACTCACATCTGGCTTTCTCGGCGGTTGCTCCGACACTCAAGGATCGGATACTCACCGTCGGCGGCGTTTCCAAGTCTTACGCGATGATGGGTTGGCGTATCGGCTGGGGTATCGGCGCACCGGAGCTGATTGCCGAAATGGCCAAGATTCAATCGCAGATCACATCGTCGCCTTCCAGCATTGGACAGGCGGCAGCGCTTGCCGCGCTCGTCGATGGCGCGGCGGCGCGGGAAGCGCTTGTCCAACGTGTGGCCGAGAACCGGCAAATGGCCACCGATATGATCGGCACGATGGATGGGCTCCGGATAGCAGCCGGCGCCGGCGGCATTTATCTGTTTGTCGACGTTTCCGTATTTGCGAACGACGATCGCGACTTTGCCGATGCGTTGCTCAACGAAACCGGCGTGCTGGTATTGCCGGGAGCGGATTGCGGTGCGTCGCCCTACATCCGGATCAATATCGCGCGGCAGCCGCCACAGATCGAAGCCGGAATGAAACGCCTTCAGCAATTCCTGCGAACCCGAGGTCGGTAG
- a CDS encoding class I SAM-dependent methyltransferase, whose translation MTDDRSEAPDATAVRVALWRAMHVQVDAPPHVLEDEIGLKLIAPADGWRDRPDMHPEGTRGYRASIVARARYIEELAIEAAARGVPQYVLLGAGLDTFAQRRPDVAGSLLIFEVDQPAAQRWKNRRLMELGFGVPPWLRLVPVDFEAGASWWDELLSNGFDADRPALVSSTGVSMYLTREAIMAMLRRVAALPKGSTLAMTFLLPLELLAPEERPRHETVYERARAAGTPFISFFTPDEVVALAHEAGFAQARYISADDLAQRYFSDRADGLRPATGEAFLVAGT comes from the coding sequence ATGACGGACGATCGAAGCGAAGCACCCGATGCAACCGCGGTACGCGTTGCGCTCTGGCGCGCAATGCATGTTCAGGTCGATGCACCGCCTCACGTGCTCGAAGACGAGATCGGGCTCAAGCTCATCGCGCCCGCTGACGGTTGGCGCGATAGGCCCGACATGCATCCCGAGGGTACGCGCGGCTATCGCGCTTCGATCGTCGCACGTGCACGCTATATCGAGGAGTTGGCGATCGAAGCGGCCGCGCGCGGCGTTCCGCAGTACGTTCTACTTGGCGCAGGTCTCGATACGTTCGCACAGCGCAGGCCCGACGTAGCCGGCAGCTTGCTCATATTCGAAGTCGACCAACCCGCGGCGCAGCGATGGAAAAACCGACGCCTGATGGAATTGGGCTTTGGCGTCCCGCCTTGGCTGCGGCTGGTCCCCGTGGACTTCGAGGCCGGTGCATCGTGGTGGGACGAGCTTTTGTCCAATGGCTTCGATGCCGACCGTCCGGCTCTCGTGTCGTCGACGGGCGTGTCGATGTATCTGACGCGAGAGGCGATCATGGCCATGCTTCGACGCGTCGCCGCGCTGCCGAAAGGATCGACGCTCGCCATGACTTTTCTGTTGCCGCTCGAACTGCTTGCCCCGGAGGAACGGCCGCGGCACGAGACCGTCTACGAACGTGCGCGTGCGGCCGGCACGCCGTTCATCAGTTTCTTCACGCCCGATGAAGTCGTGGCGCTCGCGCACGAAGCAGGCTTCGCGCAGGCCCGGTATATTTCGGCCGACGATCTGGCACAGCGCTATTTCTCCGATCGCGCGGACGGATTGCGGCCGGCGACGGGCGAAGCATTCCTCGTGGCCGGCACGTAG